In Raphanus sativus cultivar WK10039 unplaced genomic scaffold, ASM80110v3 Scaffold0271, whole genome shotgun sequence, the sequence AATCAAAGTAAACATAGGCTCCTTGTTCATACTCATCAGTTGCAATCTTTGGCTCCTTATGTCTCTGAAACCATGTGTTGAACTTTCTGTGGTATCTCCATGACTGTTTCTTCAGCTCTTTTGCAGCTAGATACTGCTGATA encodes:
- the LOC130501731 gene encoding LOW QUALITY PROTEIN: general negative regulator of transcription subunit 3-like (The sequence of the model RefSeq protein was modified relative to this genomic sequence to represent the inferred CDS: inserted 1 base in 1 codon); the protein is WGVYRNSYQQYLAAKELKKQSWRYHRKFNTWFQRHKEPKIATDEYEQGAYVYFDFQXPKDENQEGGWCQRIKNEFTFEYSYLEDELAV